From a single Silene latifolia isolate original U9 population chromosome 6, ASM4854445v1, whole genome shotgun sequence genomic region:
- the LOC141587137 gene encoding F-box/FBD/LRR-repeat protein At1g78750-like: MEQKKLCLSINARNMDRISSLPDCILHQILSFLETKNAVQTSTLSKRWQNVFDTTSYFNFSYNFCEFADPLQLPAAAFNELFDGHKDGFQKCIFKVLHAQNGYDCKKIIIRCDLKLDSSFMSEVMEYAVKHKAQELEIMTFSDNQDSLKFPMSIYTCKTLEKLKLGGDQYDCIYVSKSMGFQFLKELRFYRLFFDTYYGFSEDIFSHCPCLELLSLVACCLDSSLESWVPSLKTFELIFPLSEKLSSRPSFIRIYAPLLSYIKYEGPDPMDFVLPDSASSLEEIDIDIQDDLSDKEDFRKKFFTERLIDMLRSFHNAKSVIISLNTLKILSSMPSLLRGQESPFANLKNIQLKTSWSKLAPGWSFLLKNSPNVRALIQGDLNRVTRF; this comes from the exons ATGGAGCAGAAGAAGTTATGTTTGAGCATAAATGCAAGAAATATGGACAGAATTAGCAGTCTACCAGATTGTATTCTTCACCAAATTCTGTCTTTTTTAGAGACCAAAAATGCTGTTCAAACCTCTACACTCTCTAAAAGATGGCAAAACGTATTCGATACGACCTCATATTTCAATTTCTCTTACAATTTCTGTGAATTTGCTGACCCCCTTCAATTGCCTGCTGCTGCATTTAATGAACTTTTTGATGGACACAAGGATGGTTTTCAAAAATGTATATTTAAGGTGTTACATGCTCAAAATGGGTATGACTGTAAGAAGATTATCATTCGCTGTGATCTCAAGTTGGACTCGAGTTTCATGAGTGAAGTAATGGAGTACGCAGTTAAGCATAAGGCTCAGGAACTTGAAATCATGACCTTTTCTGATAATCAGGATAGTCTCAAGTTCCCTATGAGCATTTACACTTGCAAAACGCTCGAGAAACTCAAATTAGGCGGGGATCAATATGATTGTATCTATGTGTCGAAATCTATGGGTTTCCAATTTTTAAAAGAGTTGAGATTTTACAGGCTGTTTTTTGATACTTATTATGGTTTCAGTGAGGATATTTTTTCTCATTGTCCGTGTTTAGAGCTCTTGAGCTTGGTTGCATGTTGTTTGGATAGTTCATTGGAATCATGGGTTCCTAGTCTTAAGACATTCGAACTGATATTTCCCCTAAGCGAAAAATTGTCAAGCAGACCTTCCTTTATCAGAATTTATGCCCCTTTGCTTTCATATATCAAATATGAGGGCCCTGATCCCATGGATTTTGTTTTGCCCGATTCTGCTTCATCTTTGGAGGAGATTGACATTGATATTCAAGACGACTTATCTGACAAGGAAGATTTCCGTAAGAAGTTTTTCACAGAGAGGCTAATCGACATGCTTAGAAGTTTTCATAATGCAAAATCTGTCATCATCTCACTGAATACTCTTAAG ATTCTCTCTTCAATGCCGAGTTTGTTAAGAGGTCAAGAATCTCCATTTGCAAATTTGAAGAATATACAACTCAAAACTAGTTGGTCGAAGCTTGCACCAGGGTGGAGCTTTCTGCTTAAAAATTCCCCGAATGTTAGAGCTTTAATACAGGGGGACCTTAACAGGGTAACTAGGTTTTAG